A window of Pseudomonas monteilii contains these coding sequences:
- a CDS encoding metallophosphoesterase: MRLGLISDTHGLLRPEALTALDGCDLILHAGDIGKPEILTALSGLAPVQVVRGNNDQQAPWASDIADHLLLHLDGIETLLVHDIADAPALLSDTTRLVVTGHSHKPLFQWRGERLFINPGSAGPRRFKLPVTVALLDLSQTPWTPQLVNLLP; encoded by the coding sequence ATGCGCCTCGGCCTCATTTCCGATACACACGGCCTGCTGCGTCCAGAAGCGCTGACGGCGCTCGACGGCTGTGACCTCATCCTGCATGCCGGCGACATCGGTAAACCGGAAATCCTGACAGCCTTGTCGGGCCTTGCTCCGGTGCAGGTGGTACGGGGCAACAACGATCAGCAGGCGCCTTGGGCCAGCGACATCGCCGATCACCTGCTGCTGCACCTCGACGGCATCGAGACCCTGCTGGTGCATGACATCGCTGACGCACCCGCCCTGTTGAGCGACACGACCCGGCTGGTGGTCACGGGGCACTCGCACAAGCCGCTGTTCCAGTGGCGTGGCGAGCGGTTGTTCATCAACCCCGGCAGCGCGGGGCCACGGCGGTTCAAGCTGCCGGTGACGGTGGCGTTGCTCGATCTGTCGCAGACGCCATGGACGCCACAGTTGGTGAACCTGCTGCCTTAG
- a CDS encoding IclR family transcriptional regulator produces the protein MTRSSSKPLAVPYALCSVVLGVGLAWPTLVHAAQPVSMPAVVDLPASTVEADSVQHEADAFSPTTAQVAQSSLPLAETPRSVQVVSRAVLDSQQAMGLADALKNVPGVTAGQYGRRGWDDLIIRGQVASDSLFVDGLRTGVSNRVAEQIAGFEQVEVLKGPASLEYGLVLPGGVVNMVSKRPRLDPFATFGLSYGSDDLRQGTFDVGTPLSDTGTAALRVNGLLSKSNDDTDHVWFKNQYIAPSLALDLGPDTDFTVLASHQDRQYLRQQGLPLSGSIEANPNGDLPRRRFTGEPGQDPYHGVSNRIGYSLAHRFGDGWTFNQNLRWQTYRLDGQLVANGRVQANHRTLTRTAQTQHFDGDTLSLDNNLQRAFDTAWGEHDLTFGVDYLRSRESNRTTACKVGNLNVYAPRYGQAITCPATPRTWTDTTVRMVGSYLRDSYRIDERWLVTAGLRHDRSDTYGDNHLTDRRTSSPASATTGAVAVMYELLPNVRPYLSFATSFYPNTGTDVAGKTFEPEKGRQWEAGVKFDLVPGSTLLTVAAFDLRRQNVLQDDPRNDGFSVAIGEQRTQGAELELTADLSDRLSLLAGYAYTWAVITDDGDQQPSTVGDRLANVPRHSANLFARYRFDGTPLGWEVNGGLNAVGERYTNGYSLPGYTVVDAGVAYGTPHWRTALNVKNLFDQHYYAGGLAQAVALGNDRTAVMSVTYSY, from the coding sequence ATGACCCGCTCTTCGTCGAAACCGCTCGCCGTCCCTTACGCCCTGTGCTCCGTCGTCCTGGGCGTCGGTCTGGCTTGGCCGACCCTGGTGCATGCCGCACAACCTGTCAGCATGCCTGCGGTCGTGGACCTGCCGGCCAGTACGGTAGAGGCCGATTCGGTGCAGCACGAGGCCGACGCCTTTTCCCCGACCACGGCCCAGGTCGCCCAGTCATCGCTGCCTTTGGCCGAAACGCCGCGCAGCGTCCAGGTGGTCTCGCGCGCGGTGCTGGACAGCCAGCAGGCCATGGGCCTGGCCGACGCCCTGAAAAACGTGCCGGGTGTCACCGCCGGGCAATATGGCCGGCGCGGCTGGGATGACCTCATCATCCGCGGGCAAGTAGCTTCGGACTCGCTGTTCGTCGATGGCCTGCGCACGGGCGTCTCCAATCGGGTGGCCGAACAGATCGCCGGGTTCGAACAGGTCGAGGTGCTCAAGGGGCCGGCGTCGCTGGAGTATGGCCTGGTGCTGCCGGGCGGCGTGGTGAACATGGTGAGCAAGCGACCGCGGCTGGATCCGTTCGCCACGTTCGGCCTGAGCTACGGCAGCGATGACCTGCGCCAGGGCACTTTCGATGTCGGCACGCCTTTGTCGGACACGGGCACGGCGGCGCTGCGGGTCAATGGTCTGTTGTCCAAATCCAACGACGACACCGACCATGTCTGGTTCAAGAACCAGTACATCGCCCCCTCGCTGGCCCTGGACCTGGGCCCGGATACCGACTTCACCGTGCTCGCCAGCCACCAGGACCGTCAATACCTGCGCCAGCAGGGTCTGCCCTTGTCCGGCTCGATCGAGGCCAACCCCAACGGCGACCTGCCCCGCCGCCGCTTCACCGGCGAACCGGGCCAGGACCCGTACCATGGCGTCTCCAACCGCATCGGCTACAGCCTTGCGCATCGCTTCGGTGACGGCTGGACCTTCAACCAGAACCTGCGCTGGCAGACCTATCGCCTGGACGGGCAACTGGTCGCCAATGGTCGCGTCCAGGCCAACCACCGTACCCTGACGCGTACCGCCCAGACCCAACACTTCGATGGCGACACGCTGAGCCTGGACAACAACCTGCAACGGGCCTTCGACACCGCCTGGGGCGAGCATGACCTGACGTTCGGCGTCGACTACCTGCGCAGCCGGGAGAGCAACCGCACCACCGCCTGCAAGGTCGGCAACCTGAACGTCTACGCGCCGCGCTATGGCCAGGCCATCACCTGCCCGGCGACGCCGCGCACCTGGACCGACACCACGGTGCGCATGGTCGGCAGCTACCTGCGCGACAGCTACCGCATCGACGAACGCTGGCTGGTCACGGCCGGCCTGCGTCACGACCGCAGCGACACCTATGGCGACAATCACCTCACCGACCGCCGCACCAGCAGCCCGGCCAGTGCCACCACGGGTGCGGTCGCGGTGATGTACGAGCTGCTGCCCAACGTGCGCCCGTACCTGAGCTTCGCCACCTCGTTCTACCCCAACACGGGCACGGACGTGGCGGGCAAGACCTTCGAGCCGGAAAAGGGTCGTCAGTGGGAAGCCGGCGTCAAGTTCGACCTGGTGCCGGGCAGCACCTTGCTGACCGTCGCCGCCTTCGACCTGCGCCGCCAGAACGTGCTGCAGGACGACCCGCGCAACGACGGATTCAGCGTGGCCATCGGCGAGCAGCGCACCCAGGGCGCCGAGCTGGAGCTGACGGCCGACCTGAGCGACCGGCTCAGCCTGCTGGCCGGCTACGCCTACACCTGGGCCGTCATCACCGACGACGGCGACCAGCAGCCGTCGACCGTGGGCGACCGCCTGGCCAACGTCCCGCGGCACAGTGCGAACCTGTTCGCCCGTTACCGCTTCGACGGCACGCCACTGGGCTGGGAAGTCAACGGGGGGCTCAATGCGGTCGGCGAGCGTTACACCAACGGCTATTCGCTGCCCGGCTACACCGTGGTCGATGCCGGGGTCGCCTACGGCACGCCGCATTGGCGCACGGCGTTGAACGTCAAGAACCTGTTCGACCAGCACTATTATGCCGGTGGCCTGGCCCAGGCCGTGGCGCTGGGCAACGACCGCACGGCCGTGATGTCAGTGACCTACAGCTACTGA
- a CDS encoding MBL fold metallo-hydrolase: MDLLFLGTCAGLPTRARNVSATAVIASSGSDWYLVDCGEATQHQLLRTPLSLRDLRAVFISHVHGDHCFGLPGLLASAGTTGRTAPLDLIMPRALHEWVRLSLAVSESRLSFELRLLAVEDGEPWHHQTVRVDTVGLSHRVPSHGFVFTETDPNPRLDTERLMADGIPRGPLWGEIARGQGVEHAGRRVMPGEYLRDAWPAQRVIVCGDNDTPELLAEVAMGADVLVHEATFTEPVIARTQETYGHSTAAAVARFAERVGVPNLVLTHFSARYQGDVRRSPSIEDVRLEAQQQYGGQLVLARDLQRYRLNREKVLALVVQEGR; the protein is encoded by the coding sequence ATGGACCTGCTGTTCCTGGGCACCTGCGCCGGTCTTCCGACCCGCGCCCGCAACGTCAGTGCCACCGCCGTCATCGCCTCCAGCGGCAGCGACTGGTACCTGGTCGACTGTGGCGAAGCGACACAACACCAGTTGTTGCGCACCCCGCTGTCCCTGCGTGACCTGCGGGCGGTCTTCATCAGCCATGTGCATGGCGATCACTGCTTCGGCCTGCCGGGTCTGCTGGCCAGTGCGGGGACCACGGGGCGTACCGCGCCGCTGGACCTGATCATGCCCCGGGCGTTGCACGAGTGGGTGCGTCTGAGCCTGGCCGTCAGCGAGTCACGGTTGTCGTTCGAGCTGCGCCTGTTGGCGGTCGAGGATGGGGAGCCTTGGCATCATCAGACGGTCCGGGTCGATACGGTGGGCTTGTCGCACCGCGTGCCCAGCCATGGGTTCGTGTTCACCGAGACCGATCCCAATCCGCGGCTGGATACCGAACGGTTGATGGCGGATGGCATTCCGCGTGGGCCGCTGTGGGGGGAGATCGCGCGAGGACAGGGGGTCGAGCACGCAGGACGCCGGGTGATGCCGGGCGAGTACTTGCGGGATGCGTGGCCTGCGCAGCGGGTGATCGTCTGCGGCGACAATGACACGCCTGAATTGCTGGCCGAGGTGGCGATGGGTGCGGACGTGCTGGTGCATGAGGCGACTTTTACGGAGCCTGTGATCGCACGGACGCAGGAGACCTATGGGCACAGCACGGCAGCGGCCGTGGCGCGCTTTGCCGAACGCGTGGGGGTGCCGAACCTGGTGTTGACGCATTTTAGCGCGCGGTATCAGGGTGATGTGCGGCGTAGTCCGTCCATCGAGGACGTGCGGCTGGAGGCGCAGCAGCAGTATGGTGGGCAGTTGGTGCTGGCGCGGGATCTGCAGCGGTATCGGTTGAATCGGGAGAAGGTGCTGGCTCTGGTGGTTCAGGAGGGACGCTGA
- a CDS encoding 4-hydroxyphenylpyruvate dioxygenase codes for MTDLFDNPMGLMGFEFIEFASPTPGTLEPVFQAMGFSLVATHRSKQVHLYRQGGINLILNNEPQSIASYFAAEHGPSVCGMAFRVRNAHQAYARALELGAQPVDIETGPMELRLPAIKGIGGAPLYLIDRFEEGSSIYDIDFTFLEGVDRHPVGAGLTTIDHLTHNVYRGRMAYWASFYEKLFNFREIRYFDIKGEYTGLTSKAMTAPDGLIRIPLNEESSRGAGQIEEFLMQFNGEGIQHVAFLTEDLIATWDALKSLGMRFMTAPPQTYYEMLEGRLPGHGEPVEALQSRGILLDGASEQGDRRLLLQIFSGTLLGPVFFEFIQRKGDDGFGEGNFKALFESIERDQIQRGVLDAGQTVSS; via the coding sequence ATGACCGACCTTTTCGACAATCCAATGGGCCTGATGGGCTTCGAGTTCATCGAGTTCGCATCACCGACCCCCGGCACCCTGGAGCCGGTCTTCCAGGCCATGGGCTTCAGCCTGGTCGCCACCCACCGTTCCAAGCAGGTGCATCTGTATCGCCAGGGGGGGATCAACCTGATCCTCAACAATGAACCCCAGAGCATCGCGTCGTACTTCGCCGCCGAGCATGGTCCGTCGGTCTGCGGCATGGCCTTTCGCGTGCGCAATGCCCACCAGGCCTACGCGCGGGCGCTCGAGCTGGGTGCTCAGCCCGTGGACATCGAGACCGGCCCCATGGAGCTGCGCCTGCCGGCGATCAAGGGCATCGGTGGTGCGCCGCTGTACCTGATCGATCGGTTCGAGGAGGGCAGTTCGATCTACGACATCGACTTCACCTTCCTCGAAGGCGTCGATCGGCATCCGGTCGGTGCCGGTCTCACCACCATCGATCACCTGACCCACAACGTCTACCGAGGGCGCATGGCGTATTGGGCGAGCTTCTACGAGAAGCTGTTCAATTTTCGCGAAATCCGTTACTTCGACATCAAGGGCGAATACACCGGCCTGACCTCCAAGGCCATGACGGCGCCCGACGGGCTGATACGCATCCCCCTGAACGAAGAGTCCTCGCGTGGCGCCGGCCAGATCGAAGAGTTCCTGATGCAGTTCAACGGTGAAGGCATCCAGCATGTCGCGTTTCTCACCGAGGACCTGATCGCCACCTGGGATGCGTTGAAGTCCCTCGGGATGCGCTTCATGACCGCACCGCCACAGACCTACTACGAGATGCTCGAGGGGCGCCTGCCTGGCCACGGCGAGCCGGTCGAAGCCTTGCAATCGCGCGGCATTCTGCTCGATGGGGCCTCCGAACAGGGCGACCGGCGCCTGCTCCTGCAGATCTTCTCGGGCACCTTGCTCGGCCCTGTGTTCTTCGAATTCATCCAGCGCAAGGGCGACGATGGATTCGGCGAAGGCAACTTCAAGGCGCTGTTCGAATCGATCGAGCGTGACCAGATACAGCGCGGCGTGCTCGATGCAGGTCAGACCGTCTCTTCGTGA
- a CDS encoding cytidine deaminase yields MDPFMQAAIDEAQAGFDEGGIPIGSVLVHQGRIIGRGHNRRVQASSAVLHGEMDALENAGRQPAQVYRESTLYTTLSPCSMCTGAILLYGIPKVIVGENRTFMGEEELLRSRGVTVEVVDDDACRALMSAFIERDPTLWNEDIGH; encoded by the coding sequence CTGGATCCGTTCATGCAGGCCGCGATCGACGAAGCCCAGGCAGGGTTCGACGAGGGCGGTATCCCCATCGGTTCGGTGCTCGTTCATCAGGGCAGGATCATCGGCCGTGGCCACAACCGCCGCGTCCAGGCGAGCAGCGCCGTGTTGCACGGGGAGATGGACGCGCTGGAGAATGCCGGGCGTCAGCCTGCCCAGGTGTACCGGGAGTCCACGCTCTATACCACCCTGTCACCTTGTTCCATGTGCACGGGGGCCATCCTGCTCTATGGCATCCCCAAGGTCATCGTGGGCGAAAACCGGACGTTCATGGGCGAAGAGGAGTTGCTGCGCAGCCGCGGGGTCACCGTGGAGGTCGTGGACGACGATGCCTGTCGCGCATTGATGAGCGCCTTCATCGAACGCGACCCGACACTGTGGAACGAAGACATCGGCCATTGA
- a CDS encoding iron ABC transporter permease: MNSRIASLMLALLLGGCGPGDAPPAPKGFAGLGQQAEAFEPVRRGQPLVFPRDHGAHEGFRIEWWYVTANLKDAQGRDWGVQWTLFRSALRPGPETGDWNSPNLWMGNVALTGPQGHRSAETLARGGIGQAGVEAQPFQAWINDWTLKGEGDIDDLRMTAAGQGFAYDLHLQASKPLILHGDRGYSEKSGQGQASYYYSQPFYTVQGQVELDGQRVEVTGKAWLDREWSSQPLAAGQSGWDWFSLHLGDGAKLMLFRVREAQGAPYQAGTWIDLTGQAFPVDGKQVNLEPLDWTRQGNGVSVPTRWRLRLPERGVDVQVQAIQPQAWMQTRFPYWEGPVRVVGGEGGEGYLEMTGYGTGGG; encoded by the coding sequence ATGAACAGTAGGATCGCCTCCCTCATGCTGGCTCTGTTGCTCGGCGGCTGCGGTCCGGGCGACGCCCCGCCGGCGCCCAAGGGGTTTGCCGGGCTGGGGCAACAGGCCGAGGCCTTCGAACCGGTACGGCGCGGCCAGCCGCTGGTGTTTCCCCGCGACCATGGCGCCCACGAGGGTTTTCGCATCGAGTGGTGGTACGTGACCGCCAACCTCAAGGATGCCCAGGGCCGCGACTGGGGCGTGCAGTGGACGCTGTTTCGTTCGGCGCTGCGTCCCGGCCCCGAGACCGGTGACTGGAACAGCCCGAACCTGTGGATGGGCAATGTCGCGCTGACCGGCCCCCAGGGTCACCGCTCGGCTGAAACCCTCGCGCGCGGGGGCATCGGCCAGGCCGGTGTCGAGGCGCAGCCGTTCCAGGCCTGGATCAACGACTGGACCTTGAAGGGTGAGGGCGACATCGATGACCTGCGCATGACAGCCGCTGGCCAAGGCTTCGCCTACGACCTGCACCTGCAGGCCAGCAAGCCCCTGATACTCCACGGCGACCGCGGCTATAGCGAGAAATCCGGTCAGGGCCAGGCGTCCTATTACTACAGCCAGCCGTTCTACACGGTGCAGGGGCAGGTCGAACTGGACGGGCAGCGCGTCGAGGTCACGGGTAAGGCGTGGCTAGACCGTGAATGGAGCAGCCAGCCGCTGGCCGCCGGACAATCGGGGTGGGACTGGTTTTCCCTGCACCTGGGCGATGGCGCGAAGCTGATGCTGTTTCGCGTGCGCGAGGCGCAAGGGGCACCTTATCAGGCGGGCACCTGGATCGACCTAACAGGCCAGGCATTTCCCGTGGATGGCAAGCAGGTGAACCTGGAGCCATTGGACTGGACGCGGCAAGGCAACGGTGTGTCCGTGCCGACACGGTGGCGGTTGCGACTGCCTGAGCGGGGTGTGGACGTGCAGGTGCAAGCGATCCAGCCGCAAGCCTGGATGCAGACGCGCTTTCCGTACTGGGAGGGGCCGGTGCGGGTCGTGGGCGGCGAGGGTGGGGAGGGGTATCTGGAGATGACGGGGTATGGAACGGGTGGCGGTTGA
- a CDS encoding ABC transporter, producing MTLVSVENLTFAYPGRQVFDNASMSVARHRITGIVGSNGAGKTTFFDILCGLRTPETMNLSVHARDRVYLSQTISAPASLKMRDVYALMAYLNGRTPLSERALSVRLERISPRLSARYKDLWKKRPALCSYGELRSFFTLSMLMLDAELVILDEPTAGVDPEFRYYLWQGLKQACLEGASVIVSSHHINEIATYCDRFYLLHDQRFEAFESGEAFMDRYGATTLDGAFIQALQVT from the coding sequence ATGACGCTCGTCTCAGTGGAAAACCTCACGTTCGCCTACCCAGGCCGTCAGGTGTTCGACAACGCATCGATGAGCGTCGCTCGCCATCGGATCACCGGTATCGTAGGGTCCAATGGCGCGGGCAAGACCACGTTCTTCGACATCCTCTGCGGGCTGCGCACACCCGAGACGATGAACCTCAGCGTTCACGCACGGGACAGGGTCTACCTGTCCCAGACCATCTCAGCGCCCGCCTCGTTGAAGATGCGCGATGTGTACGCGCTCATGGCCTATCTGAACGGGCGCACGCCGCTGTCCGAACGGGCGCTGTCCGTCCGCCTCGAGCGGATCTCGCCTCGTCTGAGCGCACGGTACAAGGATCTCTGGAAAAAGCGGCCAGCGCTGTGCAGCTACGGTGAGCTTCGCAGCTTCTTCACACTGTCGATGCTCATGCTGGATGCCGAGCTGGTCATCCTGGACGAGCCGACGGCAGGAGTCGATCCGGAGTTCAGGTATTACCTGTGGCAAGGCTTGAAGCAGGCCTGCTTGGAGGGTGCGAGCGTGATCGTGTCCTCTCACCACATCAATGAAATCGCCACCTACTGCGATCGCTTCTACCTCTTGCACGACCAACGCTTCGAAGCGTTCGAGAGCGGCGAAGCGTTCATGGACCGGTACGGGGCCACGACACTCGACGGGGCATTCATACAGGCGCTACAGGTGACCTAG
- a CDS encoding ABC transporter permease produces the protein MSTWLITLQALLSHWRRHRLQGVAIFTGLWLATALWTGVQALNAQARSDYARASAVLSSSTQARLVARDGQRLDQSLYVQLRRLGWDVTPLLEGRVSVAGPSPHELRVIGIEPLSQPGDARVAGQPLQDFDVQGFINAPGQTLIAPDTWQTLGLRTGEVAHDLQGRALPPFRLEPDLAPGVLVMDIGQAQALLQAPGQLSRLLINASGPPLPEPLARRVNLQPGGDDGDLGRLTDSFHLNLTALGLLAFVVGLFIAHAAIGLALEQRRALLRTVRACGVSQRVLLLGLTLELGVFAVVGGIAGVASGYGLAALLLPDVAASVQGLYGAHVARQLSLPAQWWLSGVGVAVLGALLAGASSVARAARLPLLALARPQAWRLAQLPWLKRQALVAVGLAVVALACWRYGHGLPSAFALVAAVLLAAALLLPLLLEICLAGLARLARRPLSQWFVADSRQQLPALSLALMALLLALAASVGVGSMTEGFRGTFLGWLDQRLSADLYISPQDTAQATRLDDWLTQRPEVTSVVASWRTDVQVQGWPVQAQGVAEPARLREHWPLLSGDQNAWPRLAKGEGVMLSEQLARRLEVTVGGTLVLGDERPVAVVGIYADYGNPKGHLLLDAETLRSLWPQARLTSLGVQTLPGQASSLMSAVQATFALDQDHLIEQAALKRWSTEIFSRTFAATAALNSLTLGIAAVALFISLLTLGQTRLGQLAPLWALGVRRAHLVWLSLGQTVLLGGLTVALAIPLGLLLAWCLVAVVNVQAFGWRLPLSVFPDQLLRLAFMGLLSSVLASAWPLWQLARRQPNELLRSFADEQ, from the coding sequence ATGAGCACCTGGCTGATCACCCTTCAGGCACTGCTGAGTCATTGGCGTCGCCATCGCCTGCAAGGTGTGGCGATCTTCACCGGCCTGTGGCTGGCCACGGCGTTGTGGACCGGTGTCCAGGCCCTCAACGCCCAGGCCCGCAGCGACTACGCGCGCGCCAGCGCCGTGCTGAGCAGCTCGACCCAGGCGCGGCTGGTGGCGCGTGATGGTCAGCGCCTGGACCAGTCCCTCTACGTGCAATTGCGTCGGCTGGGCTGGGACGTCACGCCGCTGCTGGAGGGCCGGGTGAGCGTGGCCGGCCCGTCGCCGCACGAACTGCGTGTGATCGGCATTGAACCGCTCAGCCAGCCGGGCGACGCACGCGTGGCCGGTCAGCCCCTGCAGGACTTCGATGTACAGGGCTTCATCAACGCACCCGGCCAGACCTTGATCGCACCGGACACCTGGCAGACCCTGGGGCTGAGGACGGGGGAAGTGGCCCATGACCTACAGGGTCGTGCGCTGCCCCCGTTCAGGCTCGAGCCCGACCTGGCTCCCGGTGTGCTGGTCATGGACATCGGTCAGGCCCAGGCGCTGTTGCAGGCGCCCGGTCAGCTCTCGCGATTGTTGATCAATGCCTCGGGCCCACCGCTGCCTGAACCGCTCGCCCGACGCGTCAACCTGCAGCCGGGCGGCGACGATGGTGACCTCGGGCGGCTCACCGACAGCTTCCACCTCAACCTCACCGCGCTGGGGCTGCTGGCCTTCGTGGTCGGCCTGTTCATCGCCCATGCCGCCATCGGCCTGGCCCTGGAGCAGCGCCGCGCCCTGCTGCGCACCGTGCGGGCCTGTGGCGTCAGCCAACGGGTACTGCTGCTGGGCCTGACCTTGGAGTTGGGGGTGTTCGCGGTGGTCGGCGGGATCGCCGGGGTCGCCAGCGGCTACGGACTGGCCGCATTGCTGCTGCCGGACGTGGCGGCCAGCGTGCAGGGGCTCTATGGTGCCCACGTGGCAAGGCAACTGAGCCTGCCTGCGCAGTGGTGGCTGAGCGGTGTCGGGGTCGCGGTCCTGGGCGCGCTGCTGGCCGGCGCCAGCAGTGTGGCCCGGGCGGCCCGCTTGCCGTTGCTGGCCTTGGCACGCCCCCAGGCCTGGCGTCTGGCACAGCTGCCCTGGCTCAAGCGCCAGGCTCTGGTCGCGGTCGGCCTGGCGGTGGTGGCGCTGGCCTGCTGGCGCTATGGCCATGGCCTGCCCAGCGCTTTTGCCCTGGTCGCGGCCGTGCTGCTGGCGGCGGCCTTGCTGTTGCCCCTGCTGCTCGAAATCTGCCTGGCCGGGCTCGCACGCCTGGCGCGGCGTCCCCTGAGCCAATGGTTCGTCGCCGACAGCCGCCAGCAACTGCCGGCCCTGAGCCTGGCGTTGATGGCGTTGCTGCTGGCCTTGGCAGCGAGTGTCGGGGTTGGCAGCATGACCGAGGGGTTTCGCGGGACCTTTCTCGGCTGGCTCGACCAGCGCTTGTCCGCCGACCTGTACATCAGCCCTCAGGACACGGCACAGGCCACGCGTCTGGACGACTGGCTGACCCAGCGACCGGAGGTGACCTCGGTAGTGGCCAGCTGGCGCACTGACGTCCAGGTGCAGGGCTGGCCCGTGCAGGCGCAAGGCGTTGCCGAACCCGCTCGACTGCGCGAACACTGGCCCTTGCTGTCTGGCGATCAGAACGCGTGGCCACGTCTGGCCAAGGGCGAGGGCGTGATGCTGAGCGAGCAGTTGGCACGACGGCTCGAGGTGACGGTCGGCGGCACCTTGGTCCTGGGGGATGAGCGCCCGGTTGCCGTGGTCGGGATCTACGCCGATTACGGCAACCCCAAAGGCCACCTGCTGCTCGACGCCGAAACGTTGCGCAGCCTGTGGCCCCAGGCCAGGCTGACCAGCCTTGGCGTGCAGACCTTGCCGGGCCAGGCGTCGAGCCTCATGTCGGCCGTGCAGGCGACCTTCGCCCTGGACCAGGACCACCTCATCGAGCAGGCCGCGCTCAAGCGCTGGTCCACCGAGATCTTCAGCCGTACGTTCGCCGCGACGGCGGCCCTCAACAGCCTGACCCTGGGCATCGCTGCGGTGGCCCTGTTCATCAGCCTGCTGACCCTGGGGCAGACCCGGCTGGGCCAGCTGGCACCGCTCTGGGCCCTGGGCGTGCGCCGCGCGCACCTGGTCTGGCTCAGCCTGGGGCAGACCGTGTTGCTGGGCGGGCTGACCGTCGCCTTGGCGATTCCCTTGGGCTTGCTGCTGGCCTGGTGCCTGGTGGCGGTGGTCAACGTCCAGGCGTTCGGTTGGCGCCTGCCGCTGTCGGTGTTCCCTGATCAATTGCTGCGCCTGGCCTTCATGGGGCTGCTGAGCAGCGTGCTGGCCAGCGCCTGGCCGCTCTGGCAACTGGCCCGGCGCCAACCCAACGAGCTGCTGAGGTCATTCGCCGATGAACAGTAG
- a CDS encoding ABC transporter ATP-binding protein, translating to MLIVERLYKSFATAQGELPVLRGVDLTMGARESLALMGESGSGKSTLLHLIAGLDRADQGRVMIDGVPLDGRSEAALARWRREDIGLVFQQYNLLSSLDVAANLAFQARLAQRHDPRWTAHLVQRLGLGALLDRYPEQLSGGQQQRVAIGRALASKPPLLLADEPTGSLDEASSDEVLALLLQLVDEAGSSVLMVTHSQRLASRLQRQCWLQAGQVCDGPAR from the coding sequence ATGCTCATCGTCGAACGCTTGTACAAATCCTTCGCCACCGCCCAGGGTGAGTTGCCCGTCCTGCGCGGTGTGGACCTGACGATGGGGGCGCGTGAAAGCCTGGCTTTGATGGGGGAGTCCGGCAGCGGCAAGAGCACGCTGTTGCACCTGATCGCCGGCCTCGACCGCGCCGATCAGGGCCGGGTGATGATCGACGGCGTGCCGTTGGACGGCCGTTCCGAAGCTGCGCTGGCGCGTTGGCGCCGTGAAGACATCGGTCTGGTGTTTCAGCAGTACAACCTGCTCAGCAGCCTGGACGTCGCTGCCAACCTGGCGTTCCAGGCGCGCTTGGCCCAACGCCACGACCCTCGCTGGACCGCGCACCTGGTACAGCGCCTGGGGCTCGGTGCCTTGCTGGACCGTTACCCTGAGCAACTGTCCGGAGGGCAGCAGCAACGCGTGGCCATCGGCCGGGCGCTGGCCAGCAAGCCACCCTTGCTGTTGGCCGACGAGCCGACCGGCAGCCTGGACGAGGCGAGCAGCGACGAGGTGCTGGCGTTGCTGCTGCAACTGGTCGACGAGGCGGGCAGCAGTGTGCTGATGGTGACCCACAGCCAGCGTCTGGCCAGCCGCCTGCAGCGCCAATGCTGGCTGCAGGCCGGCCAGGTGTGCGACGGGCCGGCGCGATGA